The Amphiura filiformis unplaced genomic scaffold, Afil_fr2py scaffold_48, whole genome shotgun sequence genome includes a region encoding these proteins:
- the LOC140144307 gene encoding uncharacterized protein: protein MARRRLEAAIRAGRAINEEQNRSSGVFDSAELVLSITQKDSDMGVYSLQFSPEGDLLAVGCGNGAVRVYNCSDGKVKSKLCEGSKSGLPITCLVFHPRMQKALVGAGADGRISVYNVATAHRTFTTVEPHNEINALDFSLEGDRYATAGKDFSIRLYDTETNEMVQVYEGSQQLLPDKEEALESGHGRRVFALKYHPDDNHVFITGGWDNCLKIWDYRTKRGVQRTIPGPHICGNGIDIKDGKILTASWQAEKSVQIWDCASGRLEQTIDLFKRSMMGEFPYCAQFCDNNVVLAGGSGTCSVQAIDKDKNKLVVDMSLEDKPVQALDSTNGGRLFALGGASTTIKMARLQ from the exons ATGGCCAGAAGACGATTAGAGGCTGCCATCCGGGCAGGACGTGCCATTAATGAGGAGCAGAATCGGTCATCGGGTGTGTTTGACAGCGCAGAACTTGTGCTGTCAATCACCCAAAAGGACAGCGACATGGGCGTATATAGTCTACAGTTCTCACCGGAGGGTGACTTACTGGCTGTAGGTTGCGGCAATGGGGCAGTTAGG GTGTACAACTGCAGTGATGGGAAAGTGAAATCCAAATTATGTGAAGGCAGCAAGTCTGGTCTGCCCATTACATGTCTTGTATTCCATCCTCGCATGCAAAAAGCACTTGTGGGTGCCGGTGCAGATGGACGCATCAGTGTTTATAATGTAGCAACAGCACATCGGACATTTACTACAGTAG AGCCGCATAATGAGATCAATGCTTTGGATTTCAGTCTTGAGGGTGATCGATATGCTACAGCAGGCAAAGATTTCAGTATCAGATTGTATGACACAGAGACAAATGAG ATGGTGCAAGTATATGAGGGTTCTCAGCAGCTCCTACCAGACAAAGAGGAAGCCTTGGAATCTGGACATGGAAGACGAGTCTTTGCTCTCAAATATCATCCTGATGATAACCATGTCTTCATCACTGGTGGTTGGGATAACTGTCTCAAG ATCTGGGATTACAGGACCAAACGAGGTGTTCAAAGGACAATTCCAGGACCTCATATCTGTGGTAATGGGATCGATATCAAG GATGGAAAGATCTTAACAGCATCATGGCAAGCAGAGAAATCAGTACAAATTTGGGACTGTGCTTCAGGCCGTCTTGAGCAAACAATTGACCTGTTCAAACGTTCTATGATGGGTGAATTCCCGTACTGTGCCCAGTTCTGTGACAATAATGTGGTGTTGGCTGGGGGAAGTGGCACATGCAGTGTACAAGCTATTgataaagacaaaaataag TTGGTTGTTGATATGTCATTGGAGGATAAACCAGTACAGGCATTAGACAGCACCAATGGAGGGCGTTTGTTTGCACTTGGGGGCGCTTCTACAACGATCAAAATGGCTAGACTACAATAG